A single window of Candidatus Flexicrinis affinis DNA harbors:
- a CDS encoding M23 family metallopeptidase: MNWMKRILLLGAVLGCIFAPALAQTTETPPPDGTTTPTEILATLPPPERPTARTTLSIGAIDVQLYFDDIKQGGVGVIHVVGDGVTAARAEWLGDIIPFFPARDDGLFAILSANIEQTSREYDLTVYVDTAVGTSSASTRVRVGQGGFVRSTFTVPTDRSYLIDPEIERAEFARLYAVFEDNIAPRQWDETGFAMPIFGEYTSPFGELRLLNEVVETRHTGWDMRATVGVPVQASAAGTVAFAGVMDIRGNYVIVDHGQGVFSGYAHFSQIHVTRGQEVTAGQVLGMTGNTGRSSGPHLHWEMNINGDWVDPRTVSRTWLP, from the coding sequence GTGAACTGGATGAAACGAATCCTGCTGCTTGGCGCTGTATTGGGTTGCATATTCGCCCCGGCGCTTGCTCAAACAACCGAAACGCCGCCACCCGACGGCACGACCACGCCAACCGAAATCCTTGCGACCCTGCCGCCCCCCGAGCGCCCAACCGCGCGCACGACGCTGAGCATCGGGGCCATCGACGTGCAGTTGTACTTTGACGATATCAAGCAGGGCGGGGTGGGTGTGATTCATGTGGTCGGAGACGGGGTCACGGCGGCGCGCGCCGAGTGGCTGGGCGACATCATTCCGTTCTTCCCCGCCCGTGACGATGGCCTGTTCGCGATCCTGTCTGCCAATATCGAGCAGACATCTCGCGAGTACGACCTGACCGTGTACGTCGATACCGCGGTGGGGACGTCATCGGCGTCGACGCGTGTTCGCGTCGGGCAGGGCGGATTTGTCCGCAGTACGTTCACCGTGCCAACCGACCGATCGTACCTGATCGATCCCGAGATCGAGCGCGCAGAGTTCGCGCGGCTGTACGCCGTGTTTGAGGACAACATCGCGCCGAGACAGTGGGACGAGACCGGCTTTGCGATGCCGATCTTTGGCGAGTATACGTCGCCGTTTGGCGAGCTGCGCCTGTTGAACGAGGTTGTCGAGACGCGCCATACCGGATGGGACATGCGCGCCACTGTCGGCGTCCCGGTACAGGCTTCTGCGGCGGGAACAGTGGCGTTTGCCGGGGTGATGGACATCCGCGGCAACTACGTGATCGTCGACCACGGCCAAGGCGTGTTCAGCGGATACGCGCATTTCTCGCAAATTCACGTCACGCGCGGCCAAGAGGTCACCGCAGGTCAGGTGCTCGGCATGACCGGGAACACGGGGCGCAGCAGCGGGCCGCACCTGCATTGGGAGATGAACATCAACGGCGATTGGGTCGATCCGCGCACCGTCTCGCGGACGTGGCTGCCCTAA